A single window of Eucalyptus grandis isolate ANBG69807.140 chromosome 1, ASM1654582v1, whole genome shotgun sequence DNA harbors:
- the LOC104442705 gene encoding LOW QUALITY PROTEIN: uncharacterized protein LOC104442705 (The sequence of the model RefSeq protein was modified relative to this genomic sequence to represent the inferred CDS: inserted 1 base in 1 codon), whose product MADPNPRPRGGFRCHHCAGPLSKDMEASDWNVSPXIRDSFSMIGSAVGGTASAFYGFNHVMPIVRRWVKGPMWLHFLIGAPPVIVFSSACAGLAGGAVPALAQLASSSYHAAVSSPLPPSASQDDKMHKSRTSSTL is encoded by the exons ATGGCGGATCCGAACCCTCGACCTCGAGGCGGCTTCCGATGTCACCACTGCGCAGGTCCTCTCTCCAAGGACatg GAGGCTAGCGATTGGAACGTGTCGC TCATCAGAGACAGCTTCTCCATG ATCGGTTCGGCTGTGGGCGGTACGGCCAGCGCTTTCTATGGATTCAACCATG TGATGCCGATTGTCCGGAGATGGGTAAAAGGGCCAATGTGGTTGCATTTCCTTATTGGT GCACCTCCAGTGATAGTGTTCTCCTCAGCCTGTGCAGGATTGGCAG GTGGTGCGGTACCTGCTCTAGCCCAACTTGCATCTTCATCTTATCATGCAGCTGTGTCCTCCCCATTGCCTCCGTCAGCCTCTCAAGATGATAAAATGCACAAGTCAAGAACTTCATCTACCCTGTAA
- the LOC104442716 gene encoding myb-related protein 1 isoform X2 — MHNHSLYGGKNFHPSSRMSILSERHLLLQAANGPGDSGLILSTDAKPRLKWTTDLHKRFVEAVNQLGGADKATPKSILKAMGIPGLTLYHLKSHLQKYRLSKNLHGQATNGTNRAVAEVKVSEANGPHLNNSSIGIQVNKNLHISEAFQVQIEVQRRLHEQMEAQRHMQLHIEAQGKYLQAVLEKAQETLGRHDSGSVGLEAAKYQLSELVSKVSADSLSSTFPDVVDIHLHQMQMNQNTDGSLDSCLTCERPQKDREEDVDGSRSRDHHPNPFLLPSDIADDRRRGQTVPEDAEERVKRAICDLSTTCGYRSSSEGTNGRVDEKIKLASPRRTSDDETGSIEAGREGLSLGYGSSRLRSKLDLNVRDEDLNGFGWS; from the exons ATGCACAATCATAGTCTCTATGGAGGAAAGAACTTCCATCCTTCTTCAAGGATGTCCATCCTTTCAGAAAGGCATCTGCTTCTGCAAGCTGCAAATGGCCCTGGAGATTCAGGACTCATACTCTCAACCGATGCTAAGCCTAGGCTAAAATGGACCACAGACCTCCATAAAAGGTTTGTAGAAGCAGTCAATCAGCTTGGAGGAGCAGATA AGGCTactccaaaatcaattttgaaagcTATGGGGATTCCAGGACTTACCTTGTACCATTTAAAGAGTCATCTACAG AAATACAGGCTTAGCAAGAATCTGCATGGACAAGCAACCAACGGGACAAACAGAGCTG TGGCAGAAGTAAAAGTGTCAGAAGCAAATGGACCTCATCTGAACAATTCAAGTATTGGAATACAAGTTAACAA AAACTTGCATATAAGCGAAGCATTTCAGGTCCAAATTGAAGTGCAGAGAAGGCTGCATGAGCAAATGGAG GCTCAGAGACACATGCAGCTGCATATAGAAGCACAGGGAAAATATCTACAGGCTGTGCTGGAGAAAGCTCAAGAGACTCTCGGAAGACACGACTCGGGCTCCGTCGGACTCGAAGCGGCCAAATATCAACTCTCCGAGCTGGTCTCTAAAGTGTCCGCCGATAGCCTAAGCTCCACATTCCCCGATGTGGTCGACATCCATCTTCACCAGATGCAAATGAACCAGAACACCGATGGTTCGCTCGACAGTTGCCTGACGTGCGAAAGACCGCAAAAGGACCGGGAGGAGGACGTCGACGGATCGCGATCGAGGGATCATCATCCTAACCCGTTCCTGCTCCCGTCGGACATCGCAGACGATCGCAGGAGGGGTCAGACCGTTCCCGAAGACGCGGAAGAGAGAGTGAAGAGGGCGATTTGTGATTTATCCACGACCTGCGGTTACCGGAGCTCCTCCGAGGGAACGAACGGGCGAGTCGACGAGAAAATCAAGCTCGCGAGCCCCAGACGAACCAGCGACGACGAGACGGGCTCGATCGAGGCGGGACGCGAGGGATTGTCGCTCGGTTACGGAAGCTCTCGCCTCCGATCGAAGCTGGACCTGAACGTTCGCGACGAAGACCTGAACGGTTTCGGCTGGAGCTAA
- the LOC104442716 gene encoding myb-related protein 1 isoform X1, with protein sequence MHNHSLYGGKNFHPSSRMSILSERHLLLQAANGPGDSGLILSTDAKPRLKWTTDLHKRFVEAVNQLGGADKATPKSILKAMGIPGLTLYHLKSHLQKYRLSKNLHGQATNGTNRAVAEVKVSEANGPHLNNSSIGIQVNKNLHISEAFQVQIEVQRRLHEQMEQAQRHMQLHIEAQGKYLQAVLEKAQETLGRHDSGSVGLEAAKYQLSELVSKVSADSLSSTFPDVVDIHLHQMQMNQNTDGSLDSCLTCERPQKDREEDVDGSRSRDHHPNPFLLPSDIADDRRRGQTVPEDAEERVKRAICDLSTTCGYRSSSEGTNGRVDEKIKLASPRRTSDDETGSIEAGREGLSLGYGSSRLRSKLDLNVRDEDLNGFGWS encoded by the exons ATGCACAATCATAGTCTCTATGGAGGAAAGAACTTCCATCCTTCTTCAAGGATGTCCATCCTTTCAGAAAGGCATCTGCTTCTGCAAGCTGCAAATGGCCCTGGAGATTCAGGACTCATACTCTCAACCGATGCTAAGCCTAGGCTAAAATGGACCACAGACCTCCATAAAAGGTTTGTAGAAGCAGTCAATCAGCTTGGAGGAGCAGATA AGGCTactccaaaatcaattttgaaagcTATGGGGATTCCAGGACTTACCTTGTACCATTTAAAGAGTCATCTACAG AAATACAGGCTTAGCAAGAATCTGCATGGACAAGCAACCAACGGGACAAACAGAGCTG TGGCAGAAGTAAAAGTGTCAGAAGCAAATGGACCTCATCTGAACAATTCAAGTATTGGAATACAAGTTAACAA AAACTTGCATATAAGCGAAGCATTTCAGGTCCAAATTGAAGTGCAGAGAAGGCTGCATGAGCAAATGGAG CAGGCTCAGAGACACATGCAGCTGCATATAGAAGCACAGGGAAAATATCTACAGGCTGTGCTGGAGAAAGCTCAAGAGACTCTCGGAAGACACGACTCGGGCTCCGTCGGACTCGAAGCGGCCAAATATCAACTCTCCGAGCTGGTCTCTAAAGTGTCCGCCGATAGCCTAAGCTCCACATTCCCCGATGTGGTCGACATCCATCTTCACCAGATGCAAATGAACCAGAACACCGATGGTTCGCTCGACAGTTGCCTGACGTGCGAAAGACCGCAAAAGGACCGGGAGGAGGACGTCGACGGATCGCGATCGAGGGATCATCATCCTAACCCGTTCCTGCTCCCGTCGGACATCGCAGACGATCGCAGGAGGGGTCAGACCGTTCCCGAAGACGCGGAAGAGAGAGTGAAGAGGGCGATTTGTGATTTATCCACGACCTGCGGTTACCGGAGCTCCTCCGAGGGAACGAACGGGCGAGTCGACGAGAAAATCAAGCTCGCGAGCCCCAGACGAACCAGCGACGACGAGACGGGCTCGATCGAGGCGGGACGCGAGGGATTGTCGCTCGGTTACGGAAGCTCTCGCCTCCGATCGAAGCTGGACCTGAACGTTCGCGACGAAGACCTGAACGGTTTCGGCTGGAGCTAA
- the LOC104414117 gene encoding LOW QUALITY PROTEIN: E3 ubiquitin-protein ligase SIRP1 (The sequence of the model RefSeq protein was modified relative to this genomic sequence to represent the inferred CDS: inserted 1 base in 1 codon), with protein MEDSGVVSHWCYFCSQMVNPLTEAEIKCPQCESKFLQEMRTPRISSHNTMPNPGDRVPIWSPILLGLVGAAGDEDSSPNSITSAAAHIGSDVDRTGEDNAEGFIELSFRRSSRGDLSSESGLTDSEDDWERSSEGILLEDLLYSGLVFQDQSRAAHEEGRTSMADYFLRTHLDALQQHLLGVDRHSRFYESMQARKAVDAMPAVTIKETTQCSICLEEFEMGEEAKETGCRHRFHGWCIFXWLELHGSCPLCRCRISPQCAKIEKLGIMDERGDARGEEQRTRNASRRMPLIG; from the exons ATGGAAGATTCCGGGGTGGTTAGTCACTGGTGTTACTTCTGCTCTCAGATGGTAAACCCATTGACGGAAGCTGAGATCAAATGCCCTCAATGTGAGAGCAAGTTCTTGCAAGAAATGCGCACCCCAAGAATCAGTAGCCATAATACCATGCCAAATCCAGGGGACAGAGTTCCAATTTGGTCTCCCATACTTTTGGGCTTGGTAGGTGCGGCTGGTGATGAAGACTCTTCTCCCAATTCGATCACCTCGGCAGCGGCGCACATCGGTTCGGATGTGGATCGAACTGGGGAAGATAATGCAGAAGGGTTCATCGAGCTCTCGTTTCGGAGGAGCTCACGTGGTGATCTTTCTTCCGAGAGCGGATTGACGGACTCAGAAGATGACTGGGAGAGGAGCAGTGAAGGGATTCTGCTCGAGGACCTACTGTATAGCGGCTTGGTCTTCCAAGATCAGAGTCGCGCCGCACATGAAGAGGGTCGCACCTCCATGGCCGACTATTTCCTAAGAACCCACTTGGATGCACTTCAGCAGCATTTGCTGGGGGTGGACCGACATTCTCGCTTCTATGAAAGCATGCAGGCTCGAAAGGCAGTTGATGCCATGCCAGCAGTAACCATCAAAGAGACGACGCAATGCTCGATCTGTTTGGAGGAATTCGAGATGGGAGAAGAAGCGAAGGAGACGGGATGTAGGCATAGATTCCATGGGTGGTGCATCT TCTGGTTAGAGCTGCACGGTTCTTGCCCCCTTTGCAGATGCAGAATATCTCCCCAATGTGCAAAAATCGAGAAACTTGGGATTATGGATGAAAGAGGTGATGCTCGAGGAGAAGAGCAGCGAACACGGAATGCCTCGAGGCGTATGCCTCTTATAGGATAG
- the LOC104442716 gene encoding myb-related protein 1 isoform X3: protein MGIPGLTLYHLKSHLQKYRLSKNLHGQATNGTNRAVAEVKVSEANGPHLNNSSIGIQVNKNLHISEAFQVQIEVQRRLHEQMEQAQRHMQLHIEAQGKYLQAVLEKAQETLGRHDSGSVGLEAAKYQLSELVSKVSADSLSSTFPDVVDIHLHQMQMNQNTDGSLDSCLTCERPQKDREEDVDGSRSRDHHPNPFLLPSDIADDRRRGQTVPEDAEERVKRAICDLSTTCGYRSSSEGTNGRVDEKIKLASPRRTSDDETGSIEAGREGLSLGYGSSRLRSKLDLNVRDEDLNGFGWS from the exons ATGGGGATTCCAGGACTTACCTTGTACCATTTAAAGAGTCATCTACAG AAATACAGGCTTAGCAAGAATCTGCATGGACAAGCAACCAACGGGACAAACAGAGCTG TGGCAGAAGTAAAAGTGTCAGAAGCAAATGGACCTCATCTGAACAATTCAAGTATTGGAATACAAGTTAACAA AAACTTGCATATAAGCGAAGCATTTCAGGTCCAAATTGAAGTGCAGAGAAGGCTGCATGAGCAAATGGAG CAGGCTCAGAGACACATGCAGCTGCATATAGAAGCACAGGGAAAATATCTACAGGCTGTGCTGGAGAAAGCTCAAGAGACTCTCGGAAGACACGACTCGGGCTCCGTCGGACTCGAAGCGGCCAAATATCAACTCTCCGAGCTGGTCTCTAAAGTGTCCGCCGATAGCCTAAGCTCCACATTCCCCGATGTGGTCGACATCCATCTTCACCAGATGCAAATGAACCAGAACACCGATGGTTCGCTCGACAGTTGCCTGACGTGCGAAAGACCGCAAAAGGACCGGGAGGAGGACGTCGACGGATCGCGATCGAGGGATCATCATCCTAACCCGTTCCTGCTCCCGTCGGACATCGCAGACGATCGCAGGAGGGGTCAGACCGTTCCCGAAGACGCGGAAGAGAGAGTGAAGAGGGCGATTTGTGATTTATCCACGACCTGCGGTTACCGGAGCTCCTCCGAGGGAACGAACGGGCGAGTCGACGAGAAAATCAAGCTCGCGAGCCCCAGACGAACCAGCGACGACGAGACGGGCTCGATCGAGGCGGGACGCGAGGGATTGTCGCTCGGTTACGGAAGCTCTCGCCTCCGATCGAAGCTGGACCTGAACGTTCGCGACGAAGACCTGAACGGTTTCGGCTGGAGCTAA